Part of the Thiohalophilus sp. genome is shown below.
CTGGCGCTTGGCGATAATCCGGGTACATTCCTCGTCAATCTGGACTTCGAGGGCATTGACCTTGTAATCGCTGGTAACAACGAGTTCGGCCAGTGCTTCATCCCGATCCGTCAGAGCCTTGATGGCATCACCGAGTTGCTGCTCGACGATGCCGCCCATTTGCATGACGAGGTTGCGTATATCTTCCAGCTCTTCGTCAAACTGGTGTGAAATATGATGACCTAGATCAGCTTTATCCATGTTAGAATCCTCTGTAATATTCCCGCGCGCGGCATAAAGTTGCAAAAACACTGCCCATAAGGTGAGACCGGGCCCGCATGCTAACCGTAACGTCCGGTAATGTAATCCTCGGTCTTCTTCACCGAAGGATTTGTAAACAGCGTATTGGTGTCGTCAAACTCGAGCATCTCACCCAGATACATAAAGGCGGTATAATCGGAGATACGCGCCGCCTGTTGCATATTATGCGTAACAATCAGAATAGTATATTTTTCCTTCAACTCGTAAATCAGCTCTTCGATCTTCAGCGTGGCGATGGGGTCCAGCGCCGAGGCCGGCTCATCAAGCAGGATGACTTCGGGCTGGATGGCAATTGCCCGGGCAATAACCAGACGTTGCTGCTGGCCACCTGACAGTCCGAAGGCATTCTGGTCCAGTCGATCCTTGACTTCGTCCCATAGTGCCGCACTCTTGAGAGAACGCTCGACCACTTCATCAAGCACACGCCGATTATTAACACCCTGCAGACGCAGACCGTATGCGATATTTTCGTAAATGGATTTGGGGAACGGGTTGGGCTTCTGAAACACCATACCAACCCGTCGGCGCAATTCAGCCACATCCGTCAGCTTGTCATTAATATCTTTCCCATCAAGAGTAATATTCCCCTCGATACGACAGTTATCGATCAGATCATTCATACGATTAAAGCATCGTAGCAGCGTGGATTTTCCACAACCGGAGGGCCCGATAAATGCAGTGACCCGATTCTTCGGCAGGCGCAGATTGATATCCTTGAGTGCCTGTTCCTGGCTGTAAAACAGGTTCAGGTCCCTGACGTTAATGATGATTTCTTCATCATCAAAACTGAGCCTCTCGTCTGCCTCGTTCGTAAACAAATCAGTACCGAGACCATGGGTCCTGGTTTGATCTTCATCCTGAGCGGTAGTGTTGTCATTCATATCAGCATTTCTCATAGTCATTGCGTCAGTATCGTTTCGGTTTAATCATTCGCGCTCTTGTATTTTTCACGCAGATGGTTACGGATGCCAATCGCAGTCAGGTTCAGTACCAGGATCAGCATGACCAATATCAGCGCTGTAGCATAAACCAGCGGCCGGGCGGCCTCCACGTTCGGACTCTGGAATCCGACGTCATAAATATGGAAGCCCAGGTGCATTATCTTGCGTTCCAGGTGGACGAACGGCGCATAACTGTCGACCGGCAGGCTGGGTGCCAGCTTGACGACACCCACCAGCATCAGAGGCGCCACCTCACCAGCCGCACGCGCCACTGCGAGAATCATCCCGGTCATCATCGCCGGCGTAGCCAATGGCACCACGACCTTCCAGAGCGTCTCCGCCTTGGTGGCCCCGAGTGCAAAACTGCCCTCGCGCAGGGTACGCGGAATACGTGCCAGCCCCTCTTCCGTTGCCACGATAACGACCGGCAAGGTCAACAGCGCAAGAGTCAACGATACCCAGAACAGCCCCGGGGTCCCGAAAGTGGGCGCCGGCAGGGCTTCGGGGAAGAACAGTTGGTCAATATTCCCCCCGAGAAAGTAAACAAAAAATCCCACGCCGAATACGCCAAAGACAATCGATGGCACACCCGCGAGATTATAGACCGAGATGCGGATGATCCGCAGTATCGGCCCCTGTTTGGCGTACTCGCGCAGATACAGCGCGGCCAATATGCCGAAGGGGGTCACAAATACGGTCATCAGCAAGACCATCGTCACCGTACCAAAGATGGCGGGAAAAATTCCGCCCTCGGTATTGGCCTCACGCGGCTCATCAGTGATGAATTCAACAAAACGCTCTATGTAATACCCAATCTTGTCAAACAGGCTCATAGCATTGGGCTGTGTCGCACGCACGATATTTTTCAGCGGTATTTTGACCTGGTTACCATCCATGACTTCCGCCACCAGGACATCGCGAGAGACTTTCTTATCCAATTCGGCAAGTTCAGCACGTAAAGCATCGTACTGTTCAGTAAGCGGCTTGCGTTTCGCTTCAATCTCCGCCTTGAGTTCGCGTTTTTCCTGATCTGACAGTGCGTTATTCAATTCGACTCGCCGCTCTTCCAGACGCAATTGTTCCTGACGGTAATTTATATCGCCGATGTCATCACGTTCGATCTCACGAATACGTGCAAACAAATCATTACTACGCTCCAGTCGCTCCAGCAGTTCCGTCCAGACTGCCTCGCCCTGCGCAACGCTCTGACCGGCCTCGAGTAGCTCGACAGGATATCCGTAGAAATTACCCCATTCGCGGCGTTCCAGCATGATCACGTTGTCGGGTGTCTTCCACTCGGGATCCAGCCGGGATTCCAGGTACCAGACAAAGTCACGCCCTGCTATATCGCGATTTCCCTGTTTGAACAGATAGCGGCGGACAAATTTTTTATCTTCCGCAACAGGGATACCCGCCGACTTCGCTGCCGCGGCAGTCAGTACCTCCTCATCAGCTACCTCGCCAAGCACGCGCTGCACCTTGCCACCGGGTTCGCTCCAGTTCGTCTCGATGACTGGTGATGCCCAGAAATGAGCAAAGCCATTCACGGCAATCAATCCGAGCAGTCCAACCACCATAACGATACTCAGGCTCAGCGCACCGGCATTGAGCCATACCCAGGGCGTATCGCTTTTAAACCAATTTTTCATAACCTGATTTCCCCCGAGCCATTAAAGCGACGCATAGCGGCGGCGTAACCGTTGCCGCACGACTTCGGCAACCGTATTGATAATAAAAGTAAATATAAACAGCACCAGCGCCGCGAGAAACAGGATTCGATAGTGACTGCTATGCACGGCGGTCTCCGGCAACTCCACGGCAATGTTTGCCGACAGGGTACGCATACCCTCGAAAATATTGAAGTTCATGATCGGGCTGTTACCCGTCGCCATTAATACGATCATCGTCTCGCCGATGGCGCGACCAAAGCCGATCATGAGCGCGGAGAAAATGCCGGGACTGGCGGTCGGCAGCACCACGCCAACGACAGTCTGCATGGGTGTGGCACCGAGCGCGAGCGAGCCCTGGGTGAGATGTTTGGGTACGCTGAATATCGCATCCTCGGCTATCGAGTAAATGGTTGGTATCACCGCGAAACCCATCGCCACACCCACAACCATGGCGTTACGCTGGTCATAGGTGATACCCACATCAGTCAGCCATTGCCGCATGCTGCCATCGAAAAACCATAATTCGACGTAGGGGCTCATCACTACACACACCCAACCGACCAGAAAAATAATCGGAATAAGGGCGACGGCTTCCCAGCCCGGCGGAAAAGTACGTCGTACCAGCACCGGCATATGCTGCCAAAGTCCGGCAATGATCAGAAAGGCCAAGGGCATCAGGATTAGAATACTGAATATCGCGGGCAGATTGTTCTCCATGTAGGGCGCCAGCCACAGCCCGGCGAGGAAGCCCAGAATCACCGTCGGTAGCGCCTCCATCACCTCAATCGTAGGTTTGACGTAACCGCGCAGTTTCGGACTCATAAAATAGGCCGTGTAGATCGCGGCAAGGATCGCCAGCGGCATGGCAAACAACATGGCGTAAAACGCCGCCTTCAAAGTCCCCAGCGACAAGGGGACCAGGCTGTATTTTGGTTCAAATTCATCCGTCCCTGACGAAGCCTGCCAGATATACTCGGGTTCGGATCGCCCCTCATACCATACCTTCTCCCATAGTACGCTCCATGACACGTCGGGATGCTCATTATCCACCGAGTAGAACTCGGCCTTGCCGTGATCATCGACGACCAGCATCGCCTTGTTCGGCGGCGTAAAGCTAATATGCCGGATCGGCTCATCAAACAACTTGCGTTCCAACACCGTGTTCTCGGATGTCGCAAAATGAATGGCCAGGTTGCCGTTGGCATCGCCGGTAGCAAAACCTTTGCGCGGATGTTCAGGCCCAATCGCGGTTATCGCGGCCGAATGCGCCGGAAAATCGCGTACGAAGGTCGGATGATAAATATTCTTGTCATCACGGATCAGAAACCACTGAGACACACTGCCATCGGAGCCGCCGACAATCAGGGACACCGTACCAACCAGAAACTCGGCTGCCGTTACCTGCTCTCCTTCCGGAACCACGCGGACTGATTCGACCAACGGTGCCGGATCGCGCTCGCTGACATCGTAATAGTGCATCTGGCCCTGCTTGTCGAACACAAACAGACTGAGCAGGCGATTGTCCACCAGCATGTGGGCGATTTCACCCGGCGGGAGAGAAAGCTTGACGTCATAGGGCGTGACCTCGACCTCACCGGTCATAAAATTCGATGAGGTTTCCAGTACTTTCATGAGCAATCGACCGTCGGCGGTCCTGGCAGCGATGGCATAACCCGTATCACTTTTTTGCACTGCGAGATATGTCAGGGCATAGCCCTTGTCATCAACGACAACAGGCTCTTTGCCCAGGGGATACTCGATTTCACCGTTGATATGGCGCACATCGCCCTCGAACTCAAGTCCAAAAGCATGTTCGGCAATCAATGCCGAACCATCGGACAGACCATATGCGACCACATTACTGCGGGGCTCGCCGGCGGCAAAACTCGTAATCGTGGTATCCGTCGGCAGAGGCAGGTCGATATGGCTACGCGTGCGCGCATTGACCATGTCAACCAGCGTCGCCTTGCCGTTGAGGCCATATACCACGCCGACCTCTTCATAGCGCTCAACGGCGGCATACCCGATATCGGCGGGGGCGGCACCGGTGAGACCGGAAATATTGAGTTCCTTGCGCAGCTCAATATCAGCGCCGCTGAACATTGGTGCCACTTCACTGAAAAGATAGATAAACATCAGCGCCAGGGCGAACACGACGCCGCCACCGCCGATCCCCACGCTGTAACGGGATAGGCCGTCCTTCAGGTTGCGCCAGCGGCGCAGTCGCAGACGGCGTTCCTTGCTCGGCAGCAGATCAGGGGCTGCGGAGTCAGCCGGCAAAGGCTGCGTGGTGGGGTCTTGCATGTGCCGTCACCTCGTTGTTATGCGTGGCGTGTAAAATCTGGAATTCGCGGGGTGAATATATTACCGAAATATGACACTAAAATGACAAGAGCCGCCGGAGCGGCTCTGTCAGATTTTTCTCTTAAATTCCATGTACTTCGCGAAAGCGCTCCATCAGCGCATCAACCTTGGCCTTGTCGCCCTTGGTCTTTTTGTTGCGCACGACGGTGACTGTCGCCCCTTCCGGCCCCTTACCGATATAAGTGAAGATATAGGGTGCCTCGCCTGTCTTGATGTATTCCTGCATATCATGCCAGTCATCGAACACATAAAAACGGCCATCCCTGACCACCTCACCAT
Proteins encoded:
- the pstA gene encoding phosphate ABC transporter permease PstA, with the protein product MKNWFKSDTPWVWLNAGALSLSIVMVVGLLGLIAVNGFAHFWASPVIETNWSEPGGKVQRVLGEVADEEVLTAAAAKSAGIPVAEDKKFVRRYLFKQGNRDIAGRDFVWYLESRLDPEWKTPDNVIMLERREWGNFYGYPVELLEAGQSVAQGEAVWTELLERLERSNDLFARIREIERDDIGDINYRQEQLRLEERRVELNNALSDQEKRELKAEIEAKRKPLTEQYDALRAELAELDKKVSRDVLVAEVMDGNQVKIPLKNIVRATQPNAMSLFDKIGYYIERFVEFITDEPREANTEGGIFPAIFGTVTMVLLMTVFVTPFGILAALYLREYAKQGPILRIIRISVYNLAGVPSIVFGVFGVGFFVYFLGGNIDQLFFPEALPAPTFGTPGLFWVSLTLALLTLPVVIVATEEGLARIPRTLREGSFALGATKAETLWKVVVPLATPAMMTGMILAVARAAGEVAPLMLVGVVKLAPSLPVDSYAPFVHLERKIMHLGFHIYDVGFQSPNVEAARPLVYATALILVMLILVLNLTAIGIRNHLREKYKSAND
- the pstB gene encoding phosphate ABC transporter ATP-binding protein PstB, yielding MNDNTTAQDEDQTRTHGLGTDLFTNEADERLSFDDEEIIINVRDLNLFYSQEQALKDINLRLPKNRVTAFIGPSGCGKSTLLRCFNRMNDLIDNCRIEGNITLDGKDINDKLTDVAELRRRVGMVFQKPNPFPKSIYENIAYGLRLQGVNNRRVLDEVVERSLKSAALWDEVKDRLDQNAFGLSGGQQQRLVIARAIAIQPEVILLDEPASALDPIATLKIEELIYELKEKYTILIVTHNMQQAARISDYTAFMYLGEMLEFDDTNTLFTNPSVKKTEDYITGRYG
- a CDS encoding ABC transporter permease subunit — protein: MQDPTTQPLPADSAAPDLLPSKERRLRLRRWRNLKDGLSRYSVGIGGGGVVFALALMFIYLFSEVAPMFSGADIELRKELNISGLTGAAPADIGYAAVERYEEVGVVYGLNGKATLVDMVNARTRSHIDLPLPTDTTITSFAAGEPRSNVVAYGLSDGSALIAEHAFGLEFEGDVRHINGEIEYPLGKEPVVVDDKGYALTYLAVQKSDTGYAIAARTADGRLLMKVLETSSNFMTGEVEVTPYDVKLSLPPGEIAHMLVDNRLLSLFVFDKQGQMHYYDVSERDPAPLVESVRVVPEGEQVTAAEFLVGTVSLIVGGSDGSVSQWFLIRDDKNIYHPTFVRDFPAHSAAITAIGPEHPRKGFATGDANGNLAIHFATSENTVLERKLFDEPIRHISFTPPNKAMLVVDDHGKAEFYSVDNEHPDVSWSVLWEKVWYEGRSEPEYIWQASSGTDEFEPKYSLVPLSLGTLKAAFYAMLFAMPLAILAAIYTAYFMSPKLRGYVKPTIEVMEALPTVILGFLAGLWLAPYMENNLPAIFSILILMPLAFLIIAGLWQHMPVLVRRTFPPGWEAVALIPIIFLVGWVCVVMSPYVELWFFDGSMRQWLTDVGITYDQRNAMVVGVAMGFAVIPTIYSIAEDAIFSVPKHLTQGSLALGATPMQTVVGVVLPTASPGIFSALMIGFGRAIGETMIVLMATGNSPIMNFNIFEGMRTLSANIAVELPETAVHSSHYRILFLAALVLFIFTFIINTVAEVVRQRLRRRYASL